The region GGCACTGTTCTCTGCAGGTAACCGTGGGCTGCCTTAATAAACCCTCTCCTTGTTGATCCTGGCATCAGTCACAGACATTCGCAGAGTAGGATGCTTCTGGGGCGGGAGGTgactctgctgctggcagcacctTTAGAGCCTCCCTGCTGCACAAGTTTGCTCCACCTGAGTAGAAATGGGCATGGAGATGAGGCTTTTTTTAATAGGCACAACAGAAGCctgcatgtttttttaatgatctGTTTAGTGACTTGCTTTCCACTGTTCCTGTTCACataaagcagaagggaaaatcAAGCTATTTGTCAAATGTTGGAGCTGCTTCACAGCACGGGCATCACTTTCCCCTGCTTTTCAAGAATGCTAAACCTCTGTTTTGTCAtaaggggttttgttttggggggaGCATGGGGGGAAGGCGAGCTCTTCATTATTCTGATCTTGAGTTATAATAATTATCAAGCAGCTTCTATTTAAACGTGATGATGTCACATGTagctctgggctgtgagtggCAGCCAAGCTACCCAGCTTGCAGCTATGTGGGATTCCCAGTAAACAATCAACCAGAGACCATGATTTATTCATCATTTATTTTGTATCGTGGTATTTCAGAGCAGTGGATGCAGATGGTTTGTTCTTCTAGGCTTCAATACACTTCAACTATTGTGCCTAGACTACAGTGAACTGTTTATAGAAGCTGTATTTCGTAAGTAAGTTGTAGTTGATCACAGCACAGAAGTCCTTTACGGCTAGATCTAATGACAGAGTTAGGAGCCTAGTGGGTTTGAAGTCTGATGTGTAGGTGCCTGGGCGCTGTAGTGGACTCGGCACCCACTGAGGTGCCTGGACTCCTGCTACAGGGGACGGAGAGACTTCAGCAACTCTGAAGAGTGATGCAGGAACCTGTCTACCAAGCTCTTCCTACAGGTCACAGGAAATTCTGCTGCACGGGTGAGAGCTTCTGAAAAGCCATCTCTCCCTGGGGTCCAGACACAGCCGGCTGAGAGTGAGAAAGTTGAAAGCGAGTACCTACAACTGCTTGTCTGTAAGCAGCACCTAAATCAGTTCTTGGATCTAGCCCAGGGCTTTGTGTCAGGCCTCTGGGTACCAGCGGGTCGAACCACGCTGGGCTCGTAACATATTGCTTAAAGGTGTTCAATTATACataaatttataaattttaTATCAACAGTCAGATCTTTCAatcaaatattgctttttttaaaaaaatcctattcCTGTAGCAATCCCTGAATGTTCCTGTAACATCTTTATCATGCAAATAGCAGCGTGTAGGCAATTCAAATATAAAGTAACCAAAAGCCTGTCCAGTGGGAAAGTGAGGCACTTGGGCAAAGCAACTCGTAGTCACTCATGATCTCTGCAAGACCTAGGAACAACTGCCAGACCTGATTCCCATTCTTGACCCTGAACCACTGGACAGGCAAATGTTTGGAACTACTGCATGATGGCAGCAATATCAAGATGGGCTTGTTTTATGTGTCATGCTTAAACTCACTCACTCTTCTGAGCTCGTTTCCTGTACCTCTTGCTCCAGAAGCCAGAATAATTTGGTTCCAGTTCTCCCTTTTGAGAGCAAGGATGGATTAGAGTAAGGTAAGCACTCTAAAAACATCAACTTGACTTTTCACAGACACAGGTGTGATGCAAAGACAATGAAGATGATGTTTtggtacagaaaataaaagtctgTTAACCAGGCCATCTGTTGGTACTGCGTTATACTTTTTGGTGTGCCGGACGGTGTGTTCTAGGAGCGATCTGGCTTTCCTGAAAGTCTAAAGAAGGCTTGAAAAAACACACACGAGCTCTGCAGGTGAGTCCGTGCCCCGGcacctgctggagctggagctgcatTGTGTTACTGAGGTCGTGGGGAAATTCCTTCTGAGGTCGCCTtaaccttttctctctccctttcttctttctcaaacCCTGAACAACAGATGGATCTGCCCTTGGGGTACCGGGCGCAGCACTTCCGCATTTCCTGAAGCACAGTTTCACACTTGGACTCCACGTAGTTGTTCGCTGCAAAAATAAGAAGAAGACACTAAGTCTGCAAAAGGGGACAGGTTTTGTTCCCGGACGGGAAACATCTAGCCCAGCCCTTCAGCTGCTAAGCAGCGCGTTTCTCTGAAAAGCCAGAGCTGCCTACAAGAGCTTCATCTGCTCTACAGAAAACTCTCCTGTTTCAGCTATCTAATGCCATGCAAAGGCAGCCTTGTTGTTGTGGCTGGAAGCATCTTCAGTCCCCCAGTTCTGTAGCTATCACATCTCACTACAGTAAAAATGAGGTTTCCCTTATTGCTGCTCTTCAACTCTCACTTTCTTTAGTCTGTGTGCTTTTAAGCTGGATCTTGTCATCCATGGTGTTCAACCCAGCTGGTGTGTTACTGCAAGGTTTACAGCTGAGTGTAAATAGAGGAGCTGGTTTAAACAGGGCTACGTGCACCATTGGGCGCTGCAGGATTTGTAAAGGGAAGGGGTGAGAAGCGTGAGTGCCAGTGCCCTACCCATGGCCTGGGGTGGGCAGGCTGCAGCTTTGCAGGTGGCTGAAGCAGGAGCTCAATCCAACTGCAGAGTCAGTGACAGGGCTGCCTCCCATGCTTGGTCCCACCCCTATATCAGGAGCTCCCTTAGCCACACAACTGTTACTTGACCTCCTCTCACTTTCCTTCCTAGGCTTCTCCTCTTGGGCACTGCCAGAGCTGGGACATGGGGCTAAACGAGTTCTTTGTCTGGCCTAGGATGACTGGGCTCACATCCTTGCGCGCGGCACAGCTACACCCACCTCTGCACTATCTCCATATTCCCTTTGTTTCCAGCTCAGAGAGATTCCACTGCACCAGCAGGCTCAGGCACTGCAGAACACAGGGGATTAGTCCCATGCTCTTTCTGCCCTAGCACTTTGCTGGCTGCCACTGTCAGATGAGGTGGCAAAGCTGAGGTGGCAAAGCCCACGGTGCTTTGCAGGACTGGCTACCACGTGCTCTGAAAGAAGCCCTGCAGGTATGTACGTGAGCAGCCCGAGTCTGTGGCTTGAATCAACAACTACCTGCCAGCCTGCTCGGAAGCACAAGGCATGCAGAGCTGCCCTCTCTGCCTTGGATGAGCTACGCAACCACGACACAGCTGCACTCACTCCCACAACCACCAATGATTTTTAAAGGAGTAACAGAAGCAACAGCAACGCAATGCGAGACAAACATGGAGAGcccagaaagcagcagtgaaCACCTTCCAGCTAACTGTGAGCCAGCCCACTCTGATGGCTGGGCTATGAATCCCCTAACTGGGTTGGTGAGTGACCTGTAACACAAGCACAGAGGTCACCCCTGAGAAAAAGGTTATGGTGGTGTTAAAGCCTTGTGCAAGCTGGCAGCCTAGGAGGCACGGCAGGCGCTTGGAAAGGAGCACTAATCTCCCTCTGCCATAATCTGCCAATGATGAGTGCTCCAAGGCTCTTATGACTCTTCCTGTGCCTGCGCAGGTTTGTTTCTAAAACTCTGGCTAGGTACAGGCACGCCCTGCTTTGTGTCAGGGATGCACTCCTGAAAAGCACAAGAGCCATGCAATGGATGGCAAACCACAAGAGATCTGCAGCGGGTGTTCAGTCTCACAGAGGAAGCAGGCAAGGTATTTTGGAACAACGACCCACTCTCAACCCAGCCTTCGAAAAGCCAGCATCTCCCAGAGATGCTGCTTCCACCCTCCATGTATTCATGGAGTACGTGTATTCGTCAGATAAGGCTCTGTGTACATCCTCTAGGGCGCTAATTCTTAGAGGGAAAAGCTTCTTTGCTGTCAACTCAGCTGCTTCATCTGTGCAACTTGGACAACCCCACTGCCCAATAACACATGAACAAcagcaccccaaaacaacagctagagaagcagcagccagtGGACTAAGCATGTAGCAGGGTCAAAGAGCTCCTTTGCTAACACTTAACCATTCAGATCAAATCTGTACACAAACCCACACAGGTAAAACACGTGGAATAACCTCCACAAAtgtcataaaaaaaaccccaatgtcACAGATGGGGCCAAAACGGGGTCAAAGATCAGCTTTAAAGTGCAGTCACTATGGGGAGAAAAGGCAGCCCTTCATGGGAGAATGCTCCAAATCATGAAGACAGTAAAAGGAAATGTCTAGGTGAATGCTAAGGACATGGAGAGGGGATTGTTTGAGCCCTTGCTCTGAGCTGCACACAACTCTGTGAAAGACACACATCTATCAGTAACTATtgctttcccctttttcctAGATGCTTTTCCTCCTATGCTCCTCCCCAGCCACTGGGGTGGCTGTGTTACCTGCACAGATCGCAACTGCTGTGTCTGCTGCAGCTTGCGAAGCCATCCCTCTGCTTCCCCAGCAGGatcccctcctccatccctgctgtgtTTAGCTACGCCCCTTGTAGTCTGCAAGCAAACTAAAGGCAGAAAGGAGCTGCTGTTGAACTGGCCTGGCCAGTTTTACCCTGGTGTCCCTAACCTCCTGCCTCGTCCTCCCTGGGCGAACACCAGGAATTATTCTCATGTGGAGCTCAGAGCGTGCCGGCTGAGGGCTCCACCAGGTGAGTTACAAAGAGCTCTTTCCCATATGGCTGAGCTGCCCTGACACAG is a window of Phaenicophaeus curvirostris isolate KB17595 chromosome 13, BPBGC_Pcur_1.0, whole genome shotgun sequence DNA encoding:
- the LOC138726320 gene encoding cx9C motif-containing protein 4-like isoform X3, with protein sequence MSQKDPCQKQACEIQKCLQANNYVESKCETVLQEMRKCCARYPKGRSICCSGFEKEEREREKVKATSEGISPRPQ